In Nitrospira sp., one genomic interval encodes:
- the mfd gene encoding transcription-repair coupling factor has protein sequence MPPPIPAHLSQWLMPALEALRAGEGKPCLTGLHGSTAGFSLALLTHRLPAHPFPDRSWLIVAKSDEEAERLHADTLFFRTLLGQSGDDLACFPKWETLPYESTAPHIDLVARRMRTLHRLSTTPRTVLFTSVPALTQRVLPALVLHDAILQFQPNGTIERETLVSSLLRLGYQKSSVVEIPGEFSIRGGIVDIYSTAYPDPLRVEFLGDTIESLRLFDPSTQQSTDKIKQALVLPARELIRPEDAPDALAPLTADAEWHAPAVYGAMDSVLDYFPQPPLLVLDQPATLKAQSETCWKAAEEGYLRHEDRSDPNPYPTPDRLYLTWDQILADTQRCACLALEPVTPPDASWAPVLSCPAQTPASVGLGLRGTAFSQTLDVLDRLRENGPVALVARSQGQVGRLLALFREHDRPAVEWTPSALSAGGAQKAPFAVLNGDVSAGFLSADLCLVVLTEEELFAKGARHKPPPKSKAATFLSSLEDLNVGDFVVHVQYGIARYQGLRRLSVQEFDSDYLVLEFAGTDKLYVPLDRLHQVQRYAGAESHVPRLDRLGGTSWAKTTARVKKDIEEMAHELVELYANRELVQRTSYAQDSLLYHEFEAAFEYEETPDQRRAIQDIINDMASTKPMDRLVCGDVGYGKTEVAMRAAFKAIEENRQVAVLVPTTLLAHQHYENFTERFAPFPTRIALLSRFRSPKDTKAALKDVAAGVIDIVIGTHRLLQKDVQFRNLGLVIIDEEQWFGVKHKERLKQLRTQVDVLTLTATPIPRTLQMTMASVRDLSVMETPPSGRLAIRTQVLRFNDKAIREAILRELGRGGQTYFVHNRVETMERMGAWLQELVPEARIVMAHGQMDSKPLEAVMLKFFHKEADILLASAIIQSGLDVPNANTIIVNRADAFGLAQLYQLRGRVGRSGEQAYAYFLVPDEGTLSEDAQKRLTAIQQFTELGSGFRIAAADLEIRGAGNLLGKQQSGHIAAVGLDLYLQMVEQAVQRLRGQVVEEEPDPTLRLNVSAFIPEDYVADTHHRLSLYKRLSSCNQLGDLALMHGEIEDRYGHPPDPVERLFELMQIRLLAKKLRLSSVVEQTHAVVITFDVKARVPESAVQTLMDRYKKRLRFLSPVSFDLQMPHEDWSLVFPELNAILQTLNVCDTNKQSRESGLP, from the coding sequence GTGCCCCCTCCCATTCCCGCCCATCTCAGTCAGTGGCTCATGCCTGCGCTCGAAGCCCTCCGCGCAGGAGAGGGTAAACCCTGTCTCACCGGACTGCATGGCTCGACGGCCGGGTTCAGCCTGGCCCTCCTGACCCATCGGCTGCCCGCGCATCCGTTCCCCGATCGCAGCTGGTTGATCGTAGCCAAAAGCGATGAGGAGGCGGAACGGTTGCATGCCGACACCCTGTTCTTCCGCACGCTCCTCGGTCAGTCCGGCGACGACTTGGCCTGTTTCCCCAAATGGGAGACCCTGCCCTATGAGTCGACGGCGCCGCACATCGACCTGGTGGCTCGGCGCATGCGCACGCTCCATCGCCTCAGCACGACGCCGCGCACCGTGCTGTTCACGTCGGTTCCCGCCCTGACGCAACGGGTGCTTCCCGCCCTGGTCCTGCACGACGCAATCCTCCAATTCCAACCGAACGGGACCATCGAGCGCGAGACGCTCGTCTCCAGCCTCTTGCGATTGGGGTACCAGAAGAGTTCGGTGGTGGAAATCCCCGGCGAGTTCAGCATCCGCGGAGGCATCGTCGACATCTATTCCACGGCCTATCCCGACCCGCTGCGAGTCGAATTTCTCGGTGACACGATCGAATCGCTGCGCCTGTTCGACCCTTCGACGCAACAGTCGACCGACAAAATCAAACAGGCGCTGGTCCTGCCGGCGCGCGAATTGATTCGCCCCGAGGATGCGCCCGACGCACTCGCCCCCCTGACCGCCGACGCCGAATGGCATGCCCCGGCCGTCTACGGAGCCATGGATAGCGTGCTCGATTATTTTCCCCAGCCGCCCCTGCTCGTGCTGGATCAACCAGCCACGCTCAAGGCCCAAAGCGAGACCTGTTGGAAGGCCGCCGAGGAGGGCTATCTCCGTCATGAAGACCGGTCCGATCCGAATCCCTACCCCACTCCCGACCGGCTCTATCTCACGTGGGATCAGATCCTCGCGGACACGCAACGCTGTGCCTGCCTAGCCCTTGAACCGGTAACGCCGCCCGATGCGAGTTGGGCGCCCGTGTTGTCCTGCCCTGCGCAAACCCCGGCCAGCGTCGGGCTCGGACTGCGAGGGACCGCCTTCAGCCAGACGCTCGACGTGCTCGATCGATTGCGCGAGAACGGGCCGGTGGCGCTGGTCGCGCGCAGCCAGGGACAGGTCGGCCGCTTGTTGGCCCTGTTCCGCGAACACGACCGACCAGCCGTGGAATGGACCCCCTCGGCCCTCTCCGCGGGCGGCGCCCAAAAGGCACCCTTTGCCGTACTGAACGGCGATGTCTCGGCCGGCTTTCTCTCCGCCGACCTCTGCCTCGTCGTCCTCACCGAGGAGGAACTCTTCGCCAAGGGCGCGCGACACAAGCCCCCGCCGAAGAGCAAGGCCGCGACGTTCCTGTCGTCGCTGGAGGACCTGAACGTGGGCGACTTCGTCGTCCATGTGCAATACGGCATCGCCCGGTACCAGGGGTTGCGGCGCTTGTCGGTCCAGGAGTTCGACAGCGACTACCTGGTCCTGGAATTCGCCGGAACGGACAAACTGTACGTCCCGTTGGATCGCCTCCATCAGGTGCAACGGTATGCGGGGGCAGAGTCGCACGTGCCGCGGTTGGATCGCCTGGGCGGCACGAGTTGGGCCAAAACGACGGCGCGGGTCAAGAAAGACATCGAGGAAATGGCGCATGAGCTCGTCGAACTGTATGCGAACCGAGAACTGGTCCAGCGCACGTCATACGCCCAGGATAGCCTGCTCTACCACGAATTCGAAGCCGCGTTCGAGTATGAGGAAACCCCGGACCAGCGCCGTGCGATCCAAGACATCATCAACGATATGGCCTCTACGAAACCGATGGATCGGCTCGTCTGCGGCGATGTGGGCTACGGGAAAACCGAGGTCGCCATGCGCGCCGCCTTCAAGGCCATCGAGGAAAACCGGCAGGTCGCGGTCTTGGTTCCGACCACCCTGCTGGCGCATCAGCATTATGAAAACTTCACCGAACGGTTCGCGCCCTTTCCGACCCGGATCGCGCTCCTGTCGCGGTTTCGATCCCCCAAGGACACCAAGGCCGCTCTCAAGGATGTGGCGGCGGGCGTCATCGACATCGTGATCGGCACCCATCGGCTGCTGCAGAAGGACGTCCAATTCCGCAACCTGGGCCTCGTGATCATCGACGAGGAACAATGGTTCGGCGTGAAGCACAAGGAGCGGTTGAAGCAGCTGCGCACCCAGGTCGACGTCTTGACCCTGACGGCGACACCGATCCCGCGGACCCTGCAGATGACGATGGCAAGTGTGCGGGACCTATCGGTGATGGAGACGCCTCCGTCGGGGCGATTGGCGATCCGCACGCAGGTGCTCCGCTTCAACGATAAGGCCATCCGCGAAGCGATCCTCCGCGAATTGGGACGAGGCGGCCAGACGTACTTCGTCCATAACCGCGTGGAGACCATGGAGCGCATGGGGGCCTGGCTTCAAGAGCTGGTCCCTGAGGCCCGCATTGTGATGGCTCACGGCCAAATGGACTCCAAGCCGCTCGAAGCGGTCATGTTGAAATTTTTTCACAAGGAAGCTGACATTCTGCTGGCCTCGGCCATCATACAATCGGGCCTCGACGTACCGAACGCCAACACGATCATCGTCAACCGCGCCGATGCCTTCGGACTGGCTCAGCTGTACCAGCTCCGAGGACGGGTGGGACGCAGCGGCGAGCAGGCCTATGCGTATTTCCTCGTGCCGGACGAAGGGACCCTTTCCGAAGATGCCCAGAAGCGCCTGACGGCTATCCAGCAATTTACCGAGCTGGGCTCCGGCTTCCGCATCGCGGCCGCCGACCTGGAAATTCGGGGTGCAGGGAACCTGCTCGGAAAACAGCAGTCGGGACACATCGCCGCGGTGGGATTGGACCTCTATCTCCAGATGGTCGAACAGGCCGTCCAACGGTTGCGCGGCCAGGTGGTGGAGGAAGAACCGGATCCGACGCTACGGCTCAACGTGTCCGCCTTCATCCCCGAAGACTATGTAGCGGACACTCATCATCGCTTGTCGCTCTACAAGCGGCTCTCGTCGTGCAATCAGCTCGGAGACTTGGCGTTGATGCACGGCGAAATCGAAGACCGGTACGGCCATCCGCCCGATCCGGTGGAACGCCTTTTCGAACTGATGCAGATCCGGCTGCTGGCCAAGAAGCTGCGACTGAGTTCGGTCGTCGAGCAGACCCACGCCGTGGTGATCACGTTCGATGTGAAGGCTCGGGTCCCCGAATCGGCGGTGCAGACGTTGATGGACCGCTACAAGAAACGGCTTCGCTTTCTCTCGCCCGTGTCTTTCGATCTCCAGATGCCGCATGAAGACTGGAGTTTGGTGTTTCCTGAATTGAACGCAATCTTGCAAACCCTCAACGTCTGTGATACCAACAAACAGAGCCGCGAGTCCGGCTTACCCTGA
- the rfaE2 gene encoding D-glycero-beta-D-manno-heptose 1-phosphate adenylyltransferase: MQTKITSRDQLTALVADRHRQGHRVVFTNGCFDLMHIGHVRYLQAARNLGDLLVVGVNSDESVRSLNKGQNRPIVPEAQRAEVLAALACVDSVVIFSEPDPGALIAAIQPDVLVKGGDWPLDRIVGREIVEARGGRVQTIPLVPGVSTTMLVQRIRATTA, translated from the coding sequence ATGCAAACGAAGATTACTTCTCGCGATCAACTCACCGCCCTTGTGGCAGATCGTCACCGTCAGGGTCACCGCGTCGTCTTCACGAATGGCTGCTTCGACCTAATGCACATCGGCCATGTCCGCTACCTGCAAGCCGCCCGCAACCTGGGAGACCTGCTGGTAGTCGGTGTGAATTCAGACGAGTCGGTCCGCAGCCTGAACAAGGGCCAGAACCGCCCGATCGTCCCGGAGGCCCAACGGGCAGAAGTCCTGGCGGCCCTGGCCTGCGTGGACTCTGTGGTGATTTTTTCTGAACCAGACCCGGGGGCGTTGATCGCGGCCATTCAACCGGATGTGCTGGTGAAAGGCGGAGACTGGCCGCTCGATCGCATCGTAGGACGGGAGATCGTCGAGGCCCGCGGCGGACGCGTCCAGACCATCCCCCTCGTGCCCGGCGTATCGACGACCATGTTAGTGCAACGGATTCGCGCCACCACAGCCTAA
- a CDS encoding DNA polymerase IV — protein MTDRWPRQILFGDIDAMFASAAVLADPSLAGKPVAVGGPPPRGIIAAASYALRRFGVRSAMPTIQALRLCPHLILVPPDRPLYRRLHRRLQEVTDRFFPATEWTSIDEFYAETTTLQTRHPDPTALGVALKAAIREATGLTCTIALATGKTVAKIAADAHKPDGLAVITPGSEAAFLGPLPLRSLPGIGPKSAESVERLGLRIIADLLEPRFAPLLTHLLGTRLAPLRALAGGQDTEPVVAGRESKSVSYETTFEEDTDDPALLEPVVHGFLEQLAHDLRLEGLAAGSFTVKLKDAHFHITTRQRRFPTALNYDPAMWPDIRRALNGLMQPRMRYRLVGLGLSDLVPAPEPLFDRRQRDAVAALDQLIERHGSHVVRLGGLPQGKEGAPTRRGGVTRRPGRGRGIDSHDDLPLR, from the coding sequence ATGACCGACCGATGGCCTCGTCAGATTCTGTTCGGCGATATCGACGCCATGTTTGCCTCCGCCGCCGTGCTGGCCGATCCCTCATTGGCTGGAAAACCGGTCGCGGTTGGTGGCCCGCCGCCGCGCGGCATCATTGCCGCAGCCAGCTATGCACTCCGGCGCTTCGGCGTTCGGTCAGCCATGCCGACCATTCAAGCCTTGCGCCTCTGTCCCCACCTCATCCTGGTGCCGCCGGACCGCCCCCTGTACCGTCGCCTTCACCGTCGCCTTCAGGAGGTGACCGATCGGTTTTTTCCTGCCACCGAATGGACCAGCATCGACGAGTTTTACGCCGAGACCACCACTTTGCAGACGCGCCATCCCGATCCCACGGCGTTGGGAGTCGCGCTCAAGGCCGCCATTCGTGAAGCGACCGGACTGACCTGCACAATCGCCCTGGCCACCGGCAAGACGGTCGCGAAGATCGCCGCCGACGCGCACAAGCCGGACGGGCTCGCGGTGATCACGCCCGGCTCTGAAGCCGCCTTTCTCGGGCCGCTTCCCCTTCGATCCCTGCCGGGGATCGGGCCCAAATCGGCAGAATCGGTCGAGCGTCTCGGCCTACGGATCATCGCCGATCTGCTGGAACCCCGGTTTGCGCCGCTGCTCACCCATCTGCTCGGTACGCGCCTGGCACCGCTCCGAGCGTTGGCCGGCGGACAGGATACCGAACCGGTCGTGGCGGGTCGCGAGAGCAAGAGCGTCAGCTACGAAACGACCTTCGAGGAAGACACCGATGACCCCGCCCTGTTGGAGCCCGTCGTCCATGGCTTTCTCGAGCAGTTGGCGCACGACCTGCGGCTTGAAGGGCTGGCCGCCGGCTCCTTCACGGTCAAACTGAAGGACGCCCACTTCCATATCACGACGCGCCAACGTCGGTTCCCCACCGCGCTGAACTACGACCCAGCCATGTGGCCCGACATTCGCCGGGCGTTGAACGGATTGATGCAGCCGCGGATGCGGTACCGGCTGGTCGGGCTGGGTCTTTCCGATCTGGTGCCGGCCCCTGAACCGCTCTTCGACCGACGACAACGTGATGCGGTGGCCGCGCTCGATCAACTGATCGAGCGGCATGGCAGCCACGTGGTCCGGCTCGGAGGCCTTCCTCAGGGTAAGGAGGGCGCGCCCACGCGACGGGGTGGCGTAACACGAAGACCAGGGAGAGGGCGAGGCATTGATTCGCACGACGACCTCCCCCTAAGATGA
- a CDS encoding SprT-like domain-containing protein, whose amino-acid sequence MSSSEPSLQSLWQELNLRFFRSCLPPIRIEWSSRLTASAGLFVCRVGPRQPPRPERDDCSRRRIRLSSVLLRRDESEWEQETRSTLAHEMIHQWQYDILKRRPNHGLDFRRMMARMNQEGLGITVYHSLGREVAALAKYAWRCQTCGDLYRRQRRSIHPRRHRCGACRGPLREVSPVQEDQTESLQLALPFHAR is encoded by the coding sequence ATGTCGTCTTCCGAACCATCCTTGCAGAGCCTCTGGCAAGAACTGAATCTCCGCTTTTTCCGCAGCTGCCTGCCGCCGATTCGCATCGAATGGAGTAGCCGGCTCACTGCTTCCGCCGGCCTGTTCGTCTGCCGGGTCGGCCCTCGTCAACCACCCAGGCCCGAACGGGACGACTGCAGCCGCCGCCGGATCCGACTCTCGTCGGTCCTCCTCCGCCGCGACGAGTCGGAGTGGGAGCAAGAGACCCGCTCCACGCTCGCGCACGAAATGATCCACCAGTGGCAGTACGATATTCTCAAACGACGCCCCAACCACGGCCTAGACTTTCGCCGGATGATGGCACGGATGAATCAAGAAGGCTTGGGAATCACGGTCTATCACTCCTTGGGACGCGAGGTGGCCGCTTTGGCGAAATACGCCTGGCGTTGCCAGACCTGCGGCGACCTTTACCGGCGGCAACGTCGCAGCATCCATCCGCGTCGGCACCGCTGCGGAGCCTGTCGCGGCCCCTTGCGCGAAGTCTCACCCGTACAAGAAGACCAGACGGAGAGCTTGCAGCTGGCCTTACCGTTTCACGCACGCTAG
- a CDS encoding D-sedoheptulose 7-phosphate isomerase, which translates to MQDFAIKAFDESAEVKRRFVRDHAEKIAQVAQLMGRAFREGRKVLLFGNGGSATDAAHIAAEFVGRYKCERAPLPAIALATDIAAITCIANDYGFEALFARQVRAHGQKGDIAIAISTSGNSANVVNGVVAAKDLGLTTIAWTGGTGGKLAGLVDVAFVVPSTSTARIQESHITLGHVLCELIEDQVLADHP; encoded by the coding sequence ATGCAAGATTTCGCCATCAAGGCTTTTGACGAGAGCGCTGAGGTCAAACGGCGTTTCGTACGCGACCATGCCGAGAAAATCGCGCAGGTTGCGCAGCTGATGGGTCGAGCGTTTCGCGAGGGGCGAAAGGTGCTGCTCTTCGGCAACGGCGGCAGCGCGACCGATGCGGCTCACATCGCCGCCGAGTTCGTCGGTCGCTACAAGTGCGAGCGCGCCCCCCTGCCGGCCATCGCCCTCGCCACGGACATCGCCGCCATCACCTGCATCGCCAACGACTACGGCTTCGAGGCACTGTTCGCCCGCCAGGTCCGCGCCCATGGGCAGAAGGGCGACATCGCCATCGCTATCAGCACGAGCGGCAACTCGGCCAACGTGGTGAACGGGGTGGTGGCAGCCAAGGACCTCGGCCTGACGACCATCGCCTGGACCGGTGGCACAGGCGGCAAACTGGCAGGCCTCGTCGATGTCGCCTTCGTCGTGCCCTCCACCTCGACCGCCCGCATACAGGAAAGCCATATCACCTTGGGTCACGTCCTGTGCGAACTCATTGAGGATCAGGTCCTTGCCGATCACCCGTAA
- a CDS encoding site-specific DNA-methyltransferase, whose amino-acid sequence MNCIWWLSKTPTPKANNQKVLNEYSPDMKRLLSKGYRPKARPSGHTITNKFRDNGGAIPSNLLTFGNNDSNGYYMEACKKSGVKPHPARFPIQIPLFFIRFLTNPSDLVLDPFAGSNTTGEACERESRRWTAIEMNEGYLQGSRYRFDRRNIENLLPFDDDVLEMPEKKLVSLFD is encoded by the coding sequence GTGAATTGCATATGGTGGTTATCCAAAACTCCGACCCCTAAGGCAAACAACCAAAAAGTGCTGAATGAATACAGTCCGGACATGAAGCGATTGCTTTCTAAAGGATATCGCCCTAAAGCACGCCCCTCTGGACACACAATTACCAACAAGTTTCGGGATAATGGTGGAGCGATTCCATCAAATTTACTGACGTTCGGAAATAACGATAGCAATGGGTATTATATGGAGGCTTGCAAGAAATCCGGAGTCAAGCCTCATCCTGCTAGATTTCCGATCCAAATACCGCTCTTCTTTATTCGCTTCTTGACCAACCCGTCCGATCTAGTGCTCGACCCATTCGCCGGAAGTAATACGACCGGTGAGGCCTGTGAGCGCGAATCTCGCAGATGGACTGCCATTGAGATGAACGAAGGATACTTGCAGGGCAGTCGTTATAGATTTGACAGACGGAACATCGAAAACCTTTTACCGTTTGATGATGACGTCTTAGAGATGCCGGAAAAGAAGTTAGTTTCACTTTTCGATTGA
- a CDS encoding ATP-binding protein, with amino-acid sequence MELTHLLERLKMDHLLAQLDGVCEQAAKGDLDYQGFLFRALDAEWRGRQQRGIESRLKLARFPWLKTLDQFEFEFQPSIDRKVIRELAGLSFIDRTENIILLGPPGVGKTHLAIALGVKAVEAGASVLFLTLESLMGRLIRARHENRLERTLQQLAYPRLLILDELGYLPLSRDEARLFFRLLVRRYERGSLIVTSNKSFADWGEVFNDHVLATAILDRLLHHATTINIKGESYRLREKKKAGLLGRRPIGDDEPAETP; translated from the coding sequence ATGGAGCTAACGCACCTGCTCGAACGCCTCAAGATGGACCATTTGCTCGCGCAACTCGATGGAGTCTGTGAGCAGGCCGCCAAAGGCGATCTCGATTACCAAGGGTTTCTCTTCCGCGCCTTGGACGCAGAATGGCGGGGTCGCCAGCAGCGTGGGATTGAAAGTCGGTTGAAGCTCGCGCGGTTCCCATGGCTGAAGACCCTGGACCAGTTTGAATTTGAGTTCCAGCCCTCCATCGATCGGAAGGTGATTCGGGAGCTCGCCGGACTCAGTTTTATCGACCGGACGGAAAATATCATTCTGCTGGGTCCTCCCGGCGTCGGGAAAACCCATCTGGCCATTGCGCTCGGCGTCAAAGCCGTCGAAGCGGGCGCCTCGGTCCTCTTCTTAACGTTAGAGAGCCTCATGGGGCGCTTGATCCGGGCGCGCCATGAGAATCGCCTCGAGCGCACGTTACAACAGCTGGCGTATCCTCGGCTGCTGATCCTCGATGAACTCGGCTATCTGCCGCTCTCGCGCGACGAAGCCAGGCTCTTCTTCCGCCTGCTCGTCCGCCGCTACGAGCGGGGCAGCCTGATCGTGACCAGCAACAAAAGCTTTGCGGATTGGGGCGAGGTGTTCAACGACCACGTGCTGGCAACGGCCATCCTGGACCGCCTCCTCCATCACGCGACCACCATTAATATCAAAGGCGAGAGTTACCGGCTCCGTGAGAAGAAAAAGGCCGGGCTCCTGGGACGTCGACCGATCGGGGACGACGAGCCCGCCGAGACACCATGA
- a CDS encoding IS21 family transposase — MLRKEDVIVIQALIRQGVYLCDIARQLGVHPKTIRRALGRGKAPEGRRGRRRSQLDPYRADIDRLLTAGVWNAVVIFRELQAKGYTGQVSILRDYIRPKRTLRPSRATVRFETEPGHQLQSDWATIQPEIAGRTTTVAFIVNTLGFSRRVHFWCSDSTDAEHTYEGLIRAFEWFGGVPREVLVDTQKAAVLEHPRSGVVQFHPRFLDLAGHYGFVPKACRPARAQTKGKDERMVGYIKHHFFVRYRHFESGAHLNQQAEHWLREEADQRRHGTVRQIVAERFATEAPVLQPLPARRYDTSYWELRQVSWDAYIEVRGNRYSVPAALAGRRVSVRLSLDGVVMVFDGEMCIARHTLVPATAGWVTVPDHHAALWTTALEVERRPLSAYEEVSTWS; from the coding sequence ATGCTGAGAAAGGAGGACGTTATCGTGATACAAGCACTCATTCGACAGGGAGTCTACCTCTGCGATATTGCACGGCAGCTCGGCGTGCATCCAAAGACGATTCGGCGGGCGCTCGGGCGAGGCAAGGCGCCCGAAGGGCGCCGGGGCCGGCGGCGTAGTCAGCTGGATCCGTACCGGGCCGACATCGATCGCCTCCTGACTGCCGGGGTCTGGAACGCCGTGGTGATCTTCCGCGAATTACAGGCGAAGGGGTATACCGGGCAGGTCTCGATCCTGCGGGACTACATCCGGCCCAAGCGGACGCTCCGCCCCAGCCGCGCGACCGTGCGGTTTGAAACCGAGCCGGGGCACCAGCTCCAGAGTGACTGGGCGACCATCCAGCCGGAGATTGCCGGACGGACGACGACCGTCGCCTTTATCGTCAACACGCTGGGCTTCTCCCGGCGCGTGCATTTCTGGTGCAGCGACTCAACCGATGCCGAACATACCTACGAGGGGCTGATTCGCGCCTTCGAATGGTTTGGCGGCGTCCCGCGAGAAGTCCTGGTCGATACCCAGAAGGCGGCCGTGCTGGAGCATCCGCGGAGCGGCGTGGTGCAGTTCCATCCGCGCTTCCTCGATCTGGCAGGGCACTACGGCTTCGTCCCGAAAGCGTGTCGTCCAGCCCGCGCGCAGACGAAGGGCAAGGACGAACGGATGGTCGGCTACATCAAACACCACTTCTTCGTCCGCTATCGCCACTTCGAGAGTGGGGCCCATCTCAATCAACAGGCGGAGCACTGGCTCCGGGAAGAAGCCGACCAGCGCCGCCACGGCACCGTCCGTCAAATTGTGGCGGAGCGGTTTGCGACCGAGGCGCCGGTGCTGCAGCCACTCCCCGCACGGCGCTACGACACCTCCTATTGGGAACTGCGCCAGGTGAGCTGGGACGCCTATATTGAGGTGCGCGGCAATCGCTACAGCGTCCCGGCCGCCCTCGCTGGCCGCCGTGTCTCGGTGCGGCTGTCGCTTGACGGCGTGGTGATGGTCTTCGACGGGGAGATGTGCATCGCGCGGCACACCCTGGTGCCGGCGACCGCCGGCTGGGTCACCGTCCCAGACCATCATGCCGCCCTGTGGACGACGGCGCTGGAGGTCGAACGGCGGCCCTTGAGCGCATACGAGGAGGTGAGCACATGGAGCTAA